The proteins below are encoded in one region of Eulemur rufifrons isolate Redbay chromosome 2, OSU_ERuf_1, whole genome shotgun sequence:
- the EPHX3 gene encoding epoxide hydrolase 3, with protein sequence MPDLVVTALLAPSRVSLKLLRAFMWSLVFSAALVAAAVYGCIALTHVLCRPRRGCCGRRRRVAPACLSDPSLGEHEFLTLKSSGLRLHYVSAGRGNGPLMLFLHGFPENWFSWRYQLREFQSRFHVVAVDLRGYGPSDAPREVDCYTTDLLMADIEDVILGLGYSKCILVSHDWGALLAWNFSIYYPSLVERMVVVSGAPMSVYQDYCLRHIGQLFRSNYMFLFQLPWLPEKFLSMSDFQILKTTFTHHKSGIPHLTPNELEAFLYNFSQPNGLTGPINYYRNLFRNFPLEPQELATPTLLLWGEKDKYFELGLVGAIGSRFVPGRLEAHILPGVGHWIPQSNPQEMHQYMWAFLQDLLD encoded by the exons ATGCCGGACCTGGTGGTGACGGCGCTGCTGGCGCCGTCGCGCGTCTCGCTGAAGTTGCTCCGCGCCTTCATGTGGAGCCTCGTGTTCTCCGCGGCGCTGGTGGCCGCGGCGGTCTACGGCTGCATAGCGCTCACGCACGTGCTGTGCCGGCCCCGGCGCGGCTGCTGCGGGCGCCGCCGGCGCGTGGCTCCCGCCTGCTTAAGCGACCCCTCACTGGGCGAGCACGAATTCCTGACCCTCAAG agcTCGGGCCTGCGTCTGCACTATGTGTCAGCTGGACGAGGCAATGGGCCCCTCATGCTGTTTCTGCATGGCTTCCCCGAGAACTG GTTCTCCTGGCGCTACCAGCTCCGGGAGTTCCAGAGCCGCTTCCACGTCGTGGCTGTGGACCTGCGTGGCTATGGTCCTTCGGATGCGCCGCGGGAGGTGGACTGTTACACCACCGACCTGCTTATGGCAGACATCGAGGATGTCATCCTAGGCCTGG GTTACTCCAAGTGCATCCTCGTGAGCCATGACTGGGGTGCTCTTCTTGCCTGGAATTTCTCCATCTACTACCCATCACTGGTGGAGCGGATGGTTGTGGTCAGTGGTGCCCCCATGTCAGTGTACCAAG aCTACTGTCTGCGCCACATTGGCCAGCTCTTCCGTTCGAACTACATGTTCCTGTTCCAGCTTCCCTGGCTGCCTGAGAAGTTTCTGTCCATGTCTGACTTCCAG ATCCTGAAGACTACCTTCACTCACCACAAGTCAGGCATCCCACACTTGACTCCCAACGAGCTCGAGGCCTTCCTTTATAACTTCTCACAGCCCAATGGCCTCACCGGGCCCATCAACTACTACCGAAACCTCTTCAG GAATTTCCCTTTGGAGCCCCAGGAGCTGGCCACACCCACACTGCTGCTATGGGGGGAGAAGGACAAGTACTTCGAGCTGGGGCTGGTGGGGGCCATTGGTAGCCGCTTTGTGCCAGGCCGGTTGGAGGCCCACATCCTGCCAGGGGTCGGGCACTGGATCCCACAGAGCAACCCCCAGGAGATGCACCAGTACATGTGGGCTTTCTTGCAAGACCTGCTGGACTAG
- the BRD4 gene encoding bromodomain-containing protein 4 isoform X1, giving the protein MSAESGPGTRLRNLPVMGDGLETSQMSTTQAQAQPQPANTASTNPPPPETSNPNKPKRQTNQLQYLLRVVLKTLWKHQFAWPFQQPVDAVKLNLPDYYKIIKTPMDMGTIKKRLENNYYWNAQECIQDFNTMFTNCYIYNKPGDDIVLMAEALEKLFLQKINELPTEETEIMIVQAKGRGRGRKEAGTAKPGVSTVPNTTQASTPPQTQTPQQNPPPVQATPHPFPAVTPDLIVQTPVMTVVPPQPLQTPPPVPPQPPPPPTPAPQPVQSHPPIIAATPQPVKTKKGVKRKADTTTPTTIDPIHEPPSLPPEPKTTKVGPRRESSRPVKPPKKDVPDSQQHPAPEKSTKVSEQLKCCSGILKEMFAKKHAAYAWPFYKPVDVEALGLHDYCDIIKHPMDMSTIKSKLEAREYRDAQEFGADVRLMFSNCYKYNPPDHEVVAMARKLQDVFEMRFAKMPDEPEEPVVAVSSPAVPPPTKVVAPPSSSDSSSDSSSDSDSSTDDSEEERAQRLAELQEQLKAVHEQLAALSQPQQNKPKKKEKDKKEKKKEKHKKKEEVEENKKSKAKELPPKKTKKNNSSNSNASKKEPAPMKNKPPPAYESEEEDKCKPMSYEEKRQLSLDINKLPGEKLGRVVHIIQSREPSLKNSNPDEIEIDFETLKPSTLRELERYVTSCLRKKRKPQAEKVDVIAGSSKMKGFSSSESESSSESSSSDSEDSETEMAPKSKKKGHPGREQKKHHHHHHQQMQQAPAPVPQQPPPPPQQPPPPPPPPQQQQQPPPPPPPPPSLPQQAAPAMKSSPPPFIASQVPVLEPQLPGSVFDPIGHFTQPILHLPQPELPPHLPQPPEHSTPPHLNQHAVVSPPALHNALPQQPSRPSNRAAALPPKPARPPAVSPALAQPPMLPQPPMAQPPQVLLEDEEPPATPLTSMQMQLYLQQLQKVQPPTPLLPSVKVQSQPPPPLPPQPHPSVQQLQQQPPPPPPPQPQPPPQQQHQPPPRPVHLQPMQFSTHIQQPPPPQGQQPPHPPPGQQPPPPQPAKPQQVIQHHPSPRHHKSDPYSTGHLREAPSPLMMPSPQMPQFQNLTRQSPPQQSVQPKKQELRAASVVQPQPLVVVKEEKIHSPIIRSEPFSPSLRPEPPKHPESIKAPVHLPQRPEMKPGDVGRPVIRPPEQNAPPPGAPDKDKQKQEPKTPVAPKKDLKIKNMGSWASLVQKHPTTPSSTAKSSSDSFEQFRRAAREKEEREKALKAQAEHAEKEKERLRQERMRSREDEDALEQARRAHEEARRRQEQQQQQQRQEQQQQQQAAAVAAAAAAPPQAQSSQPQSMLDQQRELARKREQERRRREAMAATIDMNFQSDLLSIFEENLF; this is encoded by the exons TGCTCAAGACACTATGGAAACACCAGTTTGCGTGGCCTTTCCAGCAGCCTGTGGACGCCGTCAAGCTAAACCTCCCT gaTTACTATAAGATCATTAAAACACCTATGGATATGGGAACAATAAAGAAGCGCTTGGAAAACAACTATTACTGGAATGCTCAGGAATGTATCCAGGACTTCAACACTATGTTTACAAATTGTTACATCTATAACAAG CCTGGAGATGACATAGTCTTAATGGCAGAAGCTCTGGAGAAGCTCTTCTTACAAAAAATCAACGAACTACCCACAGAAGAAACTGAGATCATGATAGTCCAGGCAAAAGGAAGAGGACGTGGGAGGAAAGAAGCAG GGACGGCAAAACCTGGAGTCTCCACGGTACCAAACACGACTCAAGCATCAACTCCTCCACAGACCCAGACCCCTCAACAGAATCCTCCACCTGTGCAGGCCACACCTCACCCCTTTCCTGCTGTCACCCCAGACCTCATCGTCCAGACCCCTGTCATGACAGTGGTGCCTCCCCAGCCACTGCAGACACCCCCACCAGTTCCCCCccagccaccacccccacccactcCAGCCCCCCAGCCCGTGCAGAGCCACCCGCCCATCATCGCGGCCACCCCACAGCCTGTGAAG ACAAAGAAGGGGGTGAAGAGGAAAGCagacaccaccacccccaccaccatcGACCCCATTCATGAGCCGCCCTCACTACCCCCGGAGCCCAAGACCACCAAAGTGGGCCCCCGGCGGGAGAGCAGCCGGCCTGTGAAACCCCCAAAGAAGGACGTGCCCGACTCTCAGCAGCACCCAGCACCAGAGAAGAGCACCAAGGTCTCGGAGCAGCTCAAGTGCTGCAGTGGCATTCTCAAGGAGATGTTTGCCAAGAAGCATGCCGCCTATGCCTGGCCCTTCTACAAGCCTGTGGACGTAGAGGCGCTGGGCCTGCATGACTACTGTGACATCATCAAGCACCCCATGGACATGAGCACTATCAAG TCTAAACTGGAGGCCCGTGAGTACCGCGATGCTCAGGAATTTGGTGCTGATGTCCGATTGATGTTCTCCAACTGCTATAAGTACAACCCTCCCGACCATGAGGTGGTGGCCATGGCCCGCAAGCTCCAG GATGTGTTCGAAATGCGTTTTGCCAAGATGCCTGATGAGCCTGAGGAGCCAGTGGTGGCTGTGTCCTCCCCGGCAGTGCCCCCTCCCACCAAGGTTGTGGCCCCGCCCTCATCCAGCGACAGCAGCAGCGATAGCTCCTCGGACAGCGACAGTTCCACTGACGACTCCGAGGAGGAGCGAGCCCAGCGGCTGGCTGAGCTCCAGGAGCAG CTCAAAGCCGTGCACGAGCAGCTCGCAGCCCTCTCGCAGCCCCAGCAGAACAAaccaaagaaaaaggagaaagacaagaaggaaaagaaaaaagaaaagcacaaaaagaaagaggaagtagaagagaataagaaaagcaaagccaAGGAACTTCCTcccaaaaagacaaagaaaaataacagcagcaacagcaatgCGAG CAAGAAGGAGCCAGCACCCATGAAGAACAAGCCCCCTCCTGCATACGAATCAGAGGAGGAGGACAAGTGCAAGCCCATGTCATACGAGGAGAAGCGGCAGCTCAGCCTGGACATCAACAAGCTCCCTGGCGAGAAGCTGGGCCGAGTGGTGCACATCATCCAGTCTCGGGAGCCCTCGCTCAAGAACTCCAACCCTGACGAGATTGAGATCGATTTTGAGACCCTGAAGCCATCCACACTGCGTGAGCTGGAGCGCTATGTCACCTCCTGTTTGCGGAAGAAAAGGAAACCTCAAG CTGAGAAAGTTGATGTGATTGCTGGCTCCTCTAAGATGAAGGGCTTCTCATCCTCAGAGTCGGAGAGCTCCAGTGAGTCCAGCTCCTCTGACAGCGAAGACTCCGAAACAG AGATGGCTCCGAAGTCAAAAAAGAAGGGGCACCCTGGGAGGGAGCAGAAGAAG caccaccaccaccaccatcagcaGATGCAGCAGGCCCCGGCCCCTGTGCCCCAGCAGCCACCTCCACCaccccagcagcccccaccccctccacctccaccacagcagcagcagcagccgcccccgccccctccgcccCCGCCCTCCCTGCCACAGCAGGCAGCCCCTGCAATGAAGTCCTCGCCCCCGCCCTTCATCGCCAGCCAGGTGCCCGTCCTGGAGCCCCAGCTCCCAGGCAGCGTCTTCGACCCCATCGGCCACTTCACCCAGCCCATCCTGCACCTGCCGCAGCCTGAGCTGCCCCCTCACCTGCCCCAGCCGCCCGAGCACAGCACTCCACCCCATCTCAACCAGCACGCGGTAGTCTCTCCTCCAG CTTTGCACAACGCGCTGCCCCAGCAGCCATCGCGGCCGAGCAACCGAGCCGCCGCCCTGCCTCCCAAGCCCGCCCGGCCCCCGGCCGTGTCACccgccctggcccagccccccatGCTCCCACAGCCCCCCATGGCTCAACCCCCTCAAGTGCTGCTGGAGGACGAAGAGCCACCTGCCACGCCCCTCACCTCCATGCAGATGCAGCTGTACCTGCAGCAGCTGCAGAAGGTGCAGCCCCCCACGCCGCTACTCCCTTCCGTGAAGGTGCagtcccagcccccaccccccctgccaccccagccccacccctctgtGCAGCAGCTACAGCAGCagccaccacccccgcccccgccccagccccagcccccaccccagcagcagCACCAGCCCCCGCCACGGCCTGTGCACTTGCAGCCCATGCAGTTCTCCACGCACATccagcagcccccacctccccagggccagcagcccccccacccgcccccaggCCAGCAGCCGCCCCCGCCACAGCCCGCCAAGCCTCAGCAAGTCATTCAGCATCATCCTTCACCCCGGCATCACAAGTCGGACCCCTACTCAACAG GTCATCTCCGCGAAGCCCCCTCCCCGCTTATGATGCCCTCCCCCCAGATGCCGCAGTTCCAGAACCTGACCCGCCAGTCTCCACCCCAGCAAAGCGTGCAGCCTAAGAAGCAG GAGCTGCGTGCAGCCTCCGtggtccagccccagcccctggtggtGGTGAAGGAGGAGAAGATCCACTCACCCATCATCCGCAGCGAGCCCTTCAGCCCCTCGCTGCGGCCGGAGCCCCCCAAGCACCCGGAGAGCATCAAGGCCCCCGTCCACCTGCCCCAGC GGCCGGAGATGAAGCCTGGGGACGTTGGGAGGCCTGTGATCCGGCCCCCTGAGCAGAACGCACCCCCGCCAGGGGCCCCTGACAAGGATAAACAGAAACAGGAGCCGAAAACTCCAGTTGCGCCCAAAAAG GACCTGAAAATCAAGAACATGGGCTCCTGGGCCAGCCTGGTGCAGAAGCATCCAACCACCCCATCCTCCACAGCCAAGTCATCGAGCGACAGCTTCGAGCAGTTCCGCCGAGCTGCTCGGGAGAAGGAGGAGCGTGAGAAGGCCCTGAAGGCGCAGGCTGAGCATGCGGAGAAGGAGAAGGAGCGGCTGCGGCAGGAGCGCATGAG gAGCCGAGAGGACGAAGACGCACTGGAGCAGGCCCGGCGGGCCCACGAGGAGGCACGCCGGcgccaggagcagcagcagcagcagcagcggcaggagcagcagcagcagcaacaggcAGCTGCGGtggccgctgccgccgccgccccccctcAGGCCCAAAGCTCCCAGCCCCAGTCCATGCTGGACCAGCAGAGGGAGCTGGCCCGGAAACGGGAGCAGGAGCGAAGGCGCCGGGAAGCA aTGGCAGCTACCATTGACATGAATTTCCAGAGTGATCTATTgtcaatatttgaagaaaatcttTTCTGA
- the BRD4 gene encoding bromodomain-containing protein 4 isoform X2 — protein MSAESGPGTRLRNLPVMGDGLETSQMSTTQAQAQPQPANTASTNPPPPETSNPNKPKRQTNQLQYLLRVVLKTLWKHQFAWPFQQPVDAVKLNLPDYYKIIKTPMDMGTIKKRLENNYYWNAQECIQDFNTMFTNCYIYNKPGDDIVLMAEALEKLFLQKINELPTEETEIMIVQAKGRGRGRKEAGTAKPGVSTVPNTTQASTPPQTQTPQQNPPPVQATPHPFPAVTPDLIVQTPVMTVVPPQPLQTPPPVPPQPPPPPTPAPQPVQSHPPIIAATPQPVKTKKGVKRKADTTTPTTIDPIHEPPSLPPEPKTTKVGPRRESSRPVKPPKKDVPDSQQHPAPEKSTKVSEQLKCCSGILKEMFAKKHAAYAWPFYKPVDVEALGLHDYCDIIKHPMDMSTIKSKLEAREYRDAQEFGADVRLMFSNCYKYNPPDHEVVAMARKLQDVFEMRFAKMPDEPEEPVVAVSSPAVPPPTKVVAPPSSSDSSSDSSSDSDSSTDDSEEERAQRLAELQEQLKAVHEQLAALSQPQQNKPKKKEKDKKEKKKEKHKKKEEVEENKKSKAKELPPKKTKKNNSSNSNASKKEPAPMKNKPPPAYESEEEDKCKPMSYEEKRQLSLDINKLPGEKLGRVVHIIQSREPSLKNSNPDEIEIDFETLKPSTLRELERYVTSCLRKKRKPQAEKVDVIAGSSKMKGFSSSESESSSESSSSDSEDSETGPA, from the exons TGCTCAAGACACTATGGAAACACCAGTTTGCGTGGCCTTTCCAGCAGCCTGTGGACGCCGTCAAGCTAAACCTCCCT gaTTACTATAAGATCATTAAAACACCTATGGATATGGGAACAATAAAGAAGCGCTTGGAAAACAACTATTACTGGAATGCTCAGGAATGTATCCAGGACTTCAACACTATGTTTACAAATTGTTACATCTATAACAAG CCTGGAGATGACATAGTCTTAATGGCAGAAGCTCTGGAGAAGCTCTTCTTACAAAAAATCAACGAACTACCCACAGAAGAAACTGAGATCATGATAGTCCAGGCAAAAGGAAGAGGACGTGGGAGGAAAGAAGCAG GGACGGCAAAACCTGGAGTCTCCACGGTACCAAACACGACTCAAGCATCAACTCCTCCACAGACCCAGACCCCTCAACAGAATCCTCCACCTGTGCAGGCCACACCTCACCCCTTTCCTGCTGTCACCCCAGACCTCATCGTCCAGACCCCTGTCATGACAGTGGTGCCTCCCCAGCCACTGCAGACACCCCCACCAGTTCCCCCccagccaccacccccacccactcCAGCCCCCCAGCCCGTGCAGAGCCACCCGCCCATCATCGCGGCCACCCCACAGCCTGTGAAG ACAAAGAAGGGGGTGAAGAGGAAAGCagacaccaccacccccaccaccatcGACCCCATTCATGAGCCGCCCTCACTACCCCCGGAGCCCAAGACCACCAAAGTGGGCCCCCGGCGGGAGAGCAGCCGGCCTGTGAAACCCCCAAAGAAGGACGTGCCCGACTCTCAGCAGCACCCAGCACCAGAGAAGAGCACCAAGGTCTCGGAGCAGCTCAAGTGCTGCAGTGGCATTCTCAAGGAGATGTTTGCCAAGAAGCATGCCGCCTATGCCTGGCCCTTCTACAAGCCTGTGGACGTAGAGGCGCTGGGCCTGCATGACTACTGTGACATCATCAAGCACCCCATGGACATGAGCACTATCAAG TCTAAACTGGAGGCCCGTGAGTACCGCGATGCTCAGGAATTTGGTGCTGATGTCCGATTGATGTTCTCCAACTGCTATAAGTACAACCCTCCCGACCATGAGGTGGTGGCCATGGCCCGCAAGCTCCAG GATGTGTTCGAAATGCGTTTTGCCAAGATGCCTGATGAGCCTGAGGAGCCAGTGGTGGCTGTGTCCTCCCCGGCAGTGCCCCCTCCCACCAAGGTTGTGGCCCCGCCCTCATCCAGCGACAGCAGCAGCGATAGCTCCTCGGACAGCGACAGTTCCACTGACGACTCCGAGGAGGAGCGAGCCCAGCGGCTGGCTGAGCTCCAGGAGCAG CTCAAAGCCGTGCACGAGCAGCTCGCAGCCCTCTCGCAGCCCCAGCAGAACAAaccaaagaaaaaggagaaagacaagaaggaaaagaaaaaagaaaagcacaaaaagaaagaggaagtagaagagaataagaaaagcaaagccaAGGAACTTCCTcccaaaaagacaaagaaaaataacagcagcaacagcaatgCGAG CAAGAAGGAGCCAGCACCCATGAAGAACAAGCCCCCTCCTGCATACGAATCAGAGGAGGAGGACAAGTGCAAGCCCATGTCATACGAGGAGAAGCGGCAGCTCAGCCTGGACATCAACAAGCTCCCTGGCGAGAAGCTGGGCCGAGTGGTGCACATCATCCAGTCTCGGGAGCCCTCGCTCAAGAACTCCAACCCTGACGAGATTGAGATCGATTTTGAGACCCTGAAGCCATCCACACTGCGTGAGCTGGAGCGCTATGTCACCTCCTGTTTGCGGAAGAAAAGGAAACCTCAAG CTGAGAAAGTTGATGTGATTGCTGGCTCCTCTAAGATGAAGGGCTTCTCATCCTCAGAGTCGGAGAGCTCCAGTGAGTCCAGCTCCTCTGACAGCGAAGACTCCGAAACAG GTCCTGCCTAA